A window of Eucalyptus grandis isolate ANBG69807.140 chromosome 4, ASM1654582v1, whole genome shotgun sequence genomic DNA:
AGGCCGTGAACAAGCGAAATCGTGTCGCCGATGATTCGCCGAGCCTGCTGGTGCCCCTTGCTCCGGATTCGGCCGACCAAATGCAGCTCGGCATCATTTTGGATAGCACACTGGAGCCGCGAGGCGAGGCGGCGGCCGCCGTTCGCGGGGGAGGAGCTCACGCGCCGCCGTGGACGTCGGTCGCCGCGGCGGGGGACGGGCTCATGGAGGCGGGGCGCGGGCGGCGGAGATCGCCGGGGGCCGACGGGCATCAGCTTAGGCAAGAAACCCCAAGAAACGCACCGGAAGGCCCAGCGAGCGCGGCCGGGAGCAGAGAGAAAGACGGCGATCGGTGACAGAAACTTCGGGAAAATTGTATTTCCGTCTCATTGTATTTCCTTGTACATGTATACATCTACATACTACATATTACAAAAAGAGGGCAGGATATACACTATTACAATTTCCTACTTTTACCTCTGAATATCTTCTACtgaatcaaataaaatcagaaTCTACAATAAAGTCCCAACCTTCCCTGACACTTCCCTCAAAGCCGGCCGCTTATTGAAGACGCCCAACTTGCTTAGCAGATAAGGCCCCGCATGTTTTCGTTCTTGGAATCTGTTCCTGGAACagattttttatcttttttttccgaaaacataaaaaaaagaacagagcCACCGTCCGGTGGCCACAATGGTTAAAGCTTTGGTACCCCATCCACAGGGAGAAGGGTTCGAAACTCCGCGTCCGCGCTGCTTCAATGCAAAATGCGTGATTCACTTTGTGGACGTGGTGGTGGGCGCCTGGGCCCACCCTGCAGGTTTCCTATCCGCAAAGGCGACGCACGCGAGAGCTCACGGCtcacaaaaaccaaaaaaagaacaaaaaatgcgtttagtttttgttcaaaatctatttttttattcccggaacaaaaaaaagaacggaaatgagaaacaaaaaaaagttgtttcttactCCATAAACActtttggaaaaacaaaaacgttttctttcttttcttcttcttttttttttgaccaggtccgccgcctcggccatggcttgCTGTGACGGCCTCGCTGGAGCCACAAGTGTCATGGCCTCCCCCATCTTCATGTATTCTGCCGTCGCAAGcctttgattttcatttttttttataaatatttcaatttataggtttttttaactttttttattttatttactatttttaatttaatttgaagttttaatccaattaacATATAATacctagaatattaatagattTTAGCAATACTGGTCGGGTTGAATATGGGTCGGATACAGGTCaagtcgggtatgggtcggatACGGGTCGGGTCAGATATTGGTCACTAGATTTACACTACAAGAATATTGGTCAAATATGGGTCAACTtaacccatacccaacccgactcacccatttgccacccctaGGCCTGATTTCAGCCTCGAAGCTAAGAAGGCCAACCTTACCTCCTATAacaatcttgattttcaattatatcCATGTTTTGATTCTTATTTTAGATGATGTTTGAAGACTGTAATTGAGATTTGTAGAATTTTGAGCACCATCGTGTTTGTCACTAGTAATTACACGAGCATATGAATGGGATTTCGAGGTTTCAATTTTTGAATCtgatatattaattaattttgagaaatgaATTTTCCCATCTAGAAAATGGACCCAAGCCAAGCCGAATCGAAtcgaacaatttttttatgatccGAGCCAAAATTCCTCATCGAGGTTCAAAGCTTCGGATCTACTAAGTTTGGGCTGGGCCTAAACTTTCAAATGAAAAGAACTGCCTGTCTCTTGGTTCATGTTTAGATCCCAATCAGGGCAAATTCTCAGCAAAAGACTCCAAAACAACTAAACAGATTCCCTCTGTCCCAAATAAGTCAATTACAACTAAAATAATCATGACACTTCCCAGAAAGGAAGCCCAGTTTAGCATGCCATGGACCCCACCATATATGATAAAAAGTGCTATTTGCTGATATTATACTGTCGGTTTATAAAATTAGTTCTTTTAGTAATGTGACAAATTCTTATTGAGTGTCGGATATGGCTTTGGGGGATTCAATTAGCGATTACGATAGatgaattaataaagaaaaaaagaaaaaataacaacaagGTGGATATAATTTGGTGCgtgggaaaataaaaatcatttcagacttcatttatttcttgaaaatttgatgaattgaaaaatattttcttaaaaatgattcatTGTATCTTttaattcattaattaattaaatatatttttatcatcaacGACAATTTATAACTAAACATATTTGTATGTAAATTTTTTCGTTAATTCATTTTTTGCGAGCGATatgaacaattatttttaaagaaaatattattcaaattactCCTTTCCCGCTAAACAAACGGATGCCAAGTCAGAAAACATTAGTAAATATGGAGGAAATTCAATGTTTCATAAACCGATGGAGATGATGTCAGGCAAGGTGGAGTGCCACTCCATTGCTGACTGCTCACCATGGAACTTCAAGACACAAGAGAGGGAATGATCCAGTCAATTCCAGCCCAAAAGGGAATGTAGCAACTATCAAGATCCATGaagggaaaattacaaattaaaattGGGAAATCCACTGTTTGAAAGGCCAtttcagaaaaatcaaaaacaaaacaagacaaaacttgttttttattctatttataaaaataaaaaaaattcatataataaaaaaaaaggaaaaccgaAGATGTGATTTAATGTTGGGGGGGACCCTCCAAACAAAGCAATTGCACGAGCAGACAGCCTCAACCACACAGAGAGAGCCGTTGCGTTGTGCCGACACTTCCGGTCCCTACCAGCAGCGGCTCCTTCTTTTATCATCATTCCCTATTTCTTGCCACCAACAATTATTATATTCTCCATTTTCCAATTCAGAAATGATTTCATCTCGTTCGATTTTTTGCTAAAAGAGGGAGTCTTATAACGACTGATCGTTCTCTTCTAATTGCGGGGGCCTGCTTCCAGATTGCCTAGGGGTTGGTTGAATAAATGCATAATGAATTAGTCAAATCTCAATTGCTGTTTAATCAGCCAAATATAATATTATGATaggtttttgtttctttttggtatAGAGTGCTAAATTCAGCTTTGCCTATGTCCTCAGCCATAACTAATTTGGCTGTCGGAGTATGTGTGGGGGATACATCATTTAATGACTTAATTCAGGTGCCCTAGGCTTTTGGGTTCATCTAGTGTTTTCGCCGAATTCAAATAATGGAGCCTTAATAAAGCCCACAATCAAGTGTGTCAAACAAATTAAACCGATTGAATAGTGTCGAGAATGAAATTACAATACTCGATTTTTCTGGAGATGCATTGAGCGCAGCactacttttaaaaaaaaataaaatttggagtTAAATATTTGGTCGAGAAATCTTCTAgccaaattgcataaaaaataataCGAAATTACAAAACGTGTAAAGAGAGCAAATATTTTCGAATGAGCACAAATTACGATGTCTCGATACACCCGAGCTAATCTTGGAAGATACTCATTATTCAATAATTGAAttactcattttattttatttttcaatcgAGAAAGTAAAACttaaattctttattctttatttcatCGACTGTTGACAAAATAGGCGCTTACGTCGATCGCTATCTTTTCGTCTAGATTAGGGCAAGCAATTTATTTAAGTTGGCAGCTGGAAAGCAATTTCACTTGAGTAGAAAACCTTGTGAATGAACCCTTTTCAAAGCGTGGAAAGAGAAGTTCTGCTGCTGCTATTCTAGAAGAAAAGACCCAAACAAAATAGACCGCTTCCAAAAATAAGATAAGCTCTAGACACACCACTTTACTTGGCATCAGcaacaagagagaaaaaataaataaataatgctgGCGGTAATTATTAGgattaatttcatcaaaaatcccaaacgaATGGCTTATGACACGTTTTCtcataaataatgtttgttccATGAGAAATTCAGACCGACACCCTTATTACACAATTTACCCCAATTTTTGtctcgcaaaaaaaaaaaaatccagtttGATATTTCTTCATGcctttacttcaaactaatttatttctCACGAAAATTCTCAACTGATGTGAATTCTTGCATTATTGATAGACTATAAAATAGCAAAGTCTTTGGAGAAATTGATATTCAATTCaagcatgaaaaaaaatataaaaataaaatacattacACCTTCTATTCATTTTAGGTACGcttggtaacatttatgttttcaagaaaaatttctattcaaaaatatttttaaaatttttattcttcgACGAGTTTCTAAACAGATAAATGGGTTTGGTTTGACTCTTTAATTTTCTTCgatgtaaatttttttagtttttaatatttttgagaattttcaatttttttaatttctccttTAGTTGGTCACTAGGTTGGTCACTAGGCCTTAGTGATGGTCGACAAGGTTAGCCTCACCGTTGCTAGGTAAAGCTAACCTCGCTAGATCCGAGCCAGGTCTCAACATTGCCTAGTAGTTGCTGGGGCTTGGCCCATTAGCCTCGGGCAAGGCCACGAGGTTAGCCTCACCATTGTTAGGCGAAGCGGACCTCATCGGATCTAGGCCAGTCAAGCCTCATCTGATCATTACTGAGGCTCGGTggccaaaaattagaaaaggaagaagaaagaatgaaaaaaagaaaatgaccctgtttcaagaattattttttctaaataaaatttttcacttttcttattctaaatatatttctCAACCACTttaccattttagaaaaaaaataaaatagttatcaaACGGATCTCAAATAAATTTCACTAGAACTTGGGCGATAAATTCTCCCTTTCTTAGACAAAAAGAGatcacaaaaattattaactctctccctttcttttggTCCTCTTTCCTTAAAACATAAGGAGTGAGTTCATTCACAGCGTTTGGCTTTCTCTCGCTCGTGAACTTATCTCGTCCGTCCTTGCTCCGCGTCTTTCTTTGATCACGCCCTTggcttcctttcccttttcatcGAACCACACGAAAGGCCAGTGAAAATGGTGGAATCTGTTGAATAAAAAACCTCCAATCAACAGTCCATCtccatcccctctctctctctagctttctctctcttcctagaCATTATCAACGtcctctctctctagctttactctctctctctctctctctctctctcagttacAGGAAAACCAGAGGACTCCCTTCTCCCTCGCGCACGAATTCTCAATCCAAACGGCGGCCGGTGCCTTCCTTCCGCGGCGCTCCTTCAATGTGACTTGAGATTCGAGCCTTCGGGAGCCGGGTTTCGAGGAGCCGCCATCTGGGTCTTCGCTTTAGGCCTCAAGGAAGGAGCTTTTTGGGTCTTTCTTGCTTGCCTTTCTTGTTTGCGATTGGGGTTTGGAGATTCTTGGGCTTGCGAGAGGGAGGGGAATGATGCTGGTGCGGAATGTGGTGGTGCTGATGCTGCTGGTGACGGTCGTCGCGCCGATCATCCTCTACACTGATAGAATCGGCACTTTCAAATCTGCTTCTTGtgagttttctttcttctcgcttttttatgatttttcgctACGAGgtattttcaagaaatgaatCTTACCCAGAAATGTCAGATTTTGATTTGTTCCCATCTCTCTTCTCAGTCTCACGTGTGTTGGGTTTTTGCCCTTTTGTCTATTTCTTGCAGCGAGGAATGAATTCATAGAGGAAGTCACGTCctttgtaagtttttttttttttttttccacttgcAATTGTAGATTTATTTCACAAGCACCCCAGACGATTAATTACTGATTTTCGGCGATTTTGCTTGGTGTTGGTGCGCAGACTTTTAGTGGTGACGCGGGTCGTTTGAATGTGCTTCCACAGGTATATTAGTCCTGGTGTTCTAATTGCTTCTTctcttgcttctctctctctctctctctctttctgtggTTGTTTGTGCTGTTACTTTCTGAGATCTAGCTCTCACCCCTTCTGTTTTGGAAGCAGGAATCGTCAGCAACTCTTAAAGAACCGATTGGATTAGTGTACATGGATAATACCACTAAAGGTACTCTTTTTCGGATTGATTAATCTGTTTGTTTCGGATTCGGATTTGTTTCGCTGTTTCTGCTCCACGTCATATTGCGTGATATAAGTTGTGTGAATCTTGTCCCAGAAAAAATCGGTCAATCAGtggaaatttttcttgaatttttgcttttagttattcaatttttattttgttgatattatTAATTAGATTCGCAAAAACTAGAAGGAGTAGAGCATAAATCTGCAAGGGTATTGTCAGCGACGACGGATGACAGTCAAGCTCAAAAGGAGAACCCCATCAGACAGGTGACTGATGGGAACAATCAAGGAGTGCAGAGTGGAATTTCGGAAAAATCTACTGTGGCGGCTGAAAATGAAGTcgggagaaaagggaaaattcccaAGGACGAAGATGGGAAGGCTAAAGTTTCCAAGCGATCATCGTCAAAAAATGTTGCACAGAATGTGGTAAATTCATCTCTACCCTATCTAGTTTTCATGTGCCGAGTTCACTCATCAAAACTCTTAGTTATTGAGAATATGATGCAGTAAGGGCTTGTTTCGTGCTTTTCTCCATGGTCCTAAACTAATACAACTTGCAGGCAGGCCTTGTGTTGAAATTGTTGTTTTCAGTTAAGGAGTTCTTTTAGTTGCTTTAACTTTTGGGTTAGTGATTTCTTACAAGGGTCTGAGTTTTTTTCATAATGCATATAGGGTTGGGCATTGGTAATGACTGTAGAATTTGACAATCAAACTTAATTGCTTATGAGAACTTTCTCTTGTCCTTACTTTCTTACTTTTCGAGGTAGAGAACAAGTCGATTGATGGATTTTATTCATCAGTTTTGTTGTTTAGGCCATCAACTACTATGCATGGTTTTTTGGGTTGATTTCTTGAATGtttcaaatgaaattgaaaatccaTTGAGAAATGAACAAACTCAGTAGGTCTCAGAGAGTGTAATTAAGATTTCACAATTCTTGTGCAGGAGGTGAAAGCCGAAGATCAGTCTTCTAAGACTCCCGTCATCGCTGGAAAACAAGAGACTGCAAAATCTGGAGAGGGACAGAATGAGCAAATGGCAATGCCCGATGCTCGTGTCCGGCAGCTTAAAGATCAGTTGATCAGGGCCAAAGTTTACTTATCTCTACCAGCCACTAAGAACAATCCTCACTTCACTAGAGAGCTTCGGCAGCGGATCAAAGAAGTTCAACGAGTGCTTGGGGCAGCAGCTAAGGATTCCGATCTGCCGAGGAAGTAAGTTGATTGATCTATACTGCTAAGTTCATGTGTTGCATACTTTCATATGTATGCTGATTTATATTGATATCTTGATTGGCACATACAGATGTATGATTTTAAATGTGATTTAGTTTCTCATCTTGTTTAGCTATGAGAACTGACAGAGAGTGCGATGAAATGTGCAGCTCCTATGAGCGGTTGAAAGCTATGGAGCAATCATTGGCCAAAGGCAAGCAAATTCAAGATGACTGCTCTGCTATTGTACGGAAACTTAGGGCTATGCTCCATTCAACGGAAGAGCAGCTGCGAGTGCACAAGAAGCAGACGCTGTTCTTGACACAGTTGACTGCAAAAACCCTTCCTAAGGGTCTTCATTGTCTTCCCTTACGCCTTACTAGTGAGTACTACACCTTGAATTCTACCCAACAGCATTTCCCGAACCAAGAGAAATTGGAGGACCCCCGGCTGTTCCATTATGCACTGTTCTCTGATAACGTGTTGGCAGCAGCTGTTGTTGTGAACTCAACCATCACCCATGCGAAGGTATCTTTGTTTGCCTGTAAAGATTAACTTTATTGAAATTGGCTTCCAAGAAGAAAGTATGTGGTAGAAAACTTAGTGACTAGGGAAAATGGTGATGTTGTGATgcttctgcttttcttttccttatcttttctttttggcttgacttcttgtttatttcttttgggATCATGGACAGGAACCCTCGAAACATGTCTTCCACATCGTTACAGACCGGCTCAACTATGCAGCAATGAGGATGTGGTTCTTAGTAAATCCTCCGGGGAAAGCAACTATTCAAGTCCAGAATATAGAAGAATTTACATGGTTAAACTCAAGTTACAGTCCAGTGCTCAAGCAGTTAGGTTCTCAATCCATGATTGATTATTACTTCAGGACTCATCGTGCGAATTCCGATTCAAATCTGAAGTACAGGAACCCTAAGTACTTATCTATCTTGAACCATCTTCGGTTTTACCTACCGGAGATCTTCCCCAAGCTGGATAAGGTGCTGTTTTTAGATGATGATATAGTTGTACAAAAGGACCTCACTGGTCTGTGGTCCCTCGATTTGAAGGGAAAGGTCAATGGTGCGGTGGAGACTTGTGGGGAAAGCTTCCATCGCTTTGATCGCTATCTCAATTTCTCTAATCCTCTCATCTCAAAGAATTTTGATCCCCGTGCTTGTGGCTGGGCATATGGCATGAACGTGTTTGACTTGAAGGAATGGAAGAAGCAAAACATCACGGAAGTGTATCACAATTGGCAGAAACTTGTAAGTATTCACTGGGACATTCTTATATTCAGTTAGTCACATCTTTCATTGTTTGGTAGTACAAGTGATGCTACATGTTTTAGAGCATGAATAGAATGCCAAACTTACATATATACCCTACTATGGTGGAGGGATTTGGAACTGAAATATTAGGTGTTCAATGCTTTTTGAACTCAACTAGGCCTGAATTGCTTCTCCCTTAAATCACTGAAAAGAATTTCTTATTTGCAGAACCACGATAGACAGTTGTGGAAGTTGGGGACCCTGCCACCCGGCCTTATTACATTTTGGAATCGTACTCATCCACTTGATCGGCTGTGGCATGTTCTGGGACTAGGTTATAATCCTAATGTCAACCAGAGGGACATAGAGCGGGCTGCTGTCATTCACTACAATGGCAACTTGAAACCGTGGCTTGAGATAGGCATGCCCAAGTACCGGAACTATTGGGTGAAGTATGTCGATTATGATCATGTCTATCTGCGGGAGTGCAACATCAATCCATAAACCAACTCTGGATTCGCCAGTCAGTGACGTTCCCTGAGCATCAAGCTACCTATTCTTACAGGTCCGCATCACTCTACGTGTAGGCCCTTGTTTTTTGTCAGGAAATTAACTCTCTCTAATTCTTTCTGTACACATTTCAgatttcccctttctttttcttttttctcggtTCATTTTTTGGCATAGTAGTTTCGGTTCGAGGACGAGTTATGCAATGCTCTGTTCCTTGTAGCAAAAATTGTTGGTGGGTATTTTGTAAATGAATGAagctagtgttttttttttctctttttgggctATGTATCATTAGAATCAATGTTAATCTTCTCAAAAACATGATTCTCTCTCCTTGACATTCGACCCATTTGCTCATGCCGATGAGCTTATTGCCAGAACATGTAGCTTTTTCTATTTGAGTTACGGATGAGGAGTTGTTCTAGTGCCCTTCTTGGGTTTTCTCCTAATGAATGTTCTAAATGGTGAGCTCACCACGAGACAATCTCCCTTCGTTCAAAAGGACAAAGAAAGAGGATTCTGAATCTTTACATTGTCCAACCATAGTAAAACCAGCGTGCATCATTTGTCCTTTTGTGCGCACTGCCAATAGATGTGAGATACAAGTTCTGATTTTTTAGTAGGTTTCGTTTGGGAATTTGTTGTCTTTCGTGTAtatattgtgtgtgtgtgtgtgtgtgtgtgtgtgtgtgtgtacaaTGTTAGGTAAGGATGATAATGAATGGTGTGAGCTTTGCCGTGAAGGTGGGAAAGGAAATATAGCTGTCAAATGGTGGGGTATAACAGGTGATGGTACTCAAAAGACCCAGATCTGGAGTGAGGCCCAGGGCGCAACCCCCCACATGTGGTTGGTCAGAGTATGAACTGGAATTGTTAATTGCTTGAAGGCTTGTCACATGCAAACATATTCTTGGcatacaaaaaaatttgcatgctTGGTATAAATATTCAAATCACTTTGGGAGTCATTTGCCTTCAATTGCGGTTGGAGATGGAAGATGGGTgagggtggtggtggttgtcAAGCAAATCATCCGGGTCTTCCCCCACCTTTCGGTGATTACTTATGCTGGGTGTCGGCCCACGTGCTTTTTGTCCCTTTTTGactaattttcttgttttctgtAGAGAAGGGAAGTAATTGGATAGATGAATGTGTTTGGTGATTGTGCTGTGCTGATCTGCACTTTTGCCATCCTGGATCGCTGAATTTCTTAGTGAATTTGGCTATTGAATCATTGGATTTCGATTTTGAGTACGTTATACAATACAATCAACATctttttgatttgaaaattaatgcGTTTGAACGGAATCGCACCAATTTCAGGTACCTAATCCACTAACTGTGTTTTTAGTCTATGGAAAGATGACAAAGGGCCACGTCAGGTGGCTCTTCAGCGTAAACTCATGCCTGACCATAAAATAAGAGAGAACTTATATATAAATCTGGGTACAAATTTTATGTTGCACATTAATGTTGGGCTCGAAATTTGAATGGTGAGAGAAATTGAACGTACACAATTAGGATAGATGGCCGGAACAAGCGGGGTGTGATTGGACGATCACACCACTTGTTGTCGCGACATCTCTTTATTGTTAGGTAAGTTGTGAATGGTGGCGGGTCGGGTTTTGTTTTGTGAGAATGGTCTTGATATCTTCCATCGTACCCCCCCATGGAGAttgtttattcatttgctttaaaTCTGCACGGTTGGTTGCCTCAGATTCGGGGCGATTGAAGCGGCTGCAACGTTCATGGCCTTTCGTCTGTGTCGACGTAGACTCGGGTACCGTTAAAataacctcctcctcctccttgtcaTAGCTTGTTGTCGCGTGCGTTGACGGTTGAAAGTTTGCCATAGTTATTAACGTCATGAAAAGATAATATAATCTCTATGCTCTCATGCACATAGCTTGTTGTCGCGTGCATTGACAGGTCAAAGTTT
This region includes:
- the LOC104441185 gene encoding probable galacturonosyltransferase 4 isoform X1 codes for the protein MMLVRNVVVLMLLVTVVAPIILYTDRIGTFKSASSRNEFIEEVTSFTFSGDAGRLNVLPQESSATLKEPIGLVYMDNTTKDSQKLEGVEHKSARVLSATTDDSQAQKENPIRQVTDGNNQGVQSGISEKSTVAAENEVGRKGKIPKDEDGKAKVSKRSSSKNVAQNVEVKAEDQSSKTPVIAGKQETAKSGEGQNEQMAMPDARVRQLKDQLIRAKVYLSLPATKNNPHFTRELRQRIKEVQRVLGAAAKDSDLPRNSYERLKAMEQSLAKGKQIQDDCSAIVRKLRAMLHSTEEQLRVHKKQTLFLTQLTAKTLPKGLHCLPLRLTSEYYTLNSTQQHFPNQEKLEDPRLFHYALFSDNVLAAAVVVNSTITHAKEPSKHVFHIVTDRLNYAAMRMWFLVNPPGKATIQVQNIEEFTWLNSSYSPVLKQLGSQSMIDYYFRTHRANSDSNLKYRNPKYLSILNHLRFYLPEIFPKLDKVLFLDDDIVVQKDLTGLWSLDLKGKVNGAVETCGESFHRFDRYLNFSNPLISKNFDPRACGWAYGMNVFDLKEWKKQNITEVYHNWQKLNHDRQLWKLGTLPPGLITFWNRTHPLDRLWHVLGLGYNPNVNQRDIERAAVIHYNGNLKPWLEIGMPKYRNYWVKYVDYDHVYLRECNINP
- the LOC104441185 gene encoding probable galacturonosyltransferase 4 isoform X2, with translation MMLVRNVVVLMLLVTVVAPIILYTDRIGTFKSASSRNEFIEEVTSFTFSGDAGRLNVLPQESSATLKEPIGLVYMDNTTKEGVEHKSARVLSATTDDSQAQKENPIRQVTDGNNQGVQSGISEKSTVAAENEVGRKGKIPKDEDGKAKVSKRSSSKNVAQNVEVKAEDQSSKTPVIAGKQETAKSGEGQNEQMAMPDARVRQLKDQLIRAKVYLSLPATKNNPHFTRELRQRIKEVQRVLGAAAKDSDLPRNSYERLKAMEQSLAKGKQIQDDCSAIVRKLRAMLHSTEEQLRVHKKQTLFLTQLTAKTLPKGLHCLPLRLTSEYYTLNSTQQHFPNQEKLEDPRLFHYALFSDNVLAAAVVVNSTITHAKEPSKHVFHIVTDRLNYAAMRMWFLVNPPGKATIQVQNIEEFTWLNSSYSPVLKQLGSQSMIDYYFRTHRANSDSNLKYRNPKYLSILNHLRFYLPEIFPKLDKVLFLDDDIVVQKDLTGLWSLDLKGKVNGAVETCGESFHRFDRYLNFSNPLISKNFDPRACGWAYGMNVFDLKEWKKQNITEVYHNWQKLNHDRQLWKLGTLPPGLITFWNRTHPLDRLWHVLGLGYNPNVNQRDIERAAVIHYNGNLKPWLEIGMPKYRNYWVKYVDYDHVYLRECNINP